Proteins encoded together in one Kitasatospora albolonga window:
- a CDS encoding short-chain dehydrogenase yields the protein MTTALITGATAGIGAAFARRLAAQGHNLVLVARDTARLREQATELHDRHGIEAEVLRADLSTDAGIEAVEQRLADRTHPVDLLVNNAGFGNKGRYLEVPMADELTMLKVHCEAVLRLTSAAVTGMRERGRGGVINVASVAAFLPRGTYGASKAWVVQFTQGAAKDLAGSGVRLMALCPGFVRTEFHERAGMGTDNIPGWMWLDADKLVASALADLARGKPVSVPDPRYKALMGLAKVTPRGLLGGVTSRTGRKYGPQ from the coding sequence ATGACGACTGCACTGATCACAGGCGCGACGGCGGGTATCGGGGCGGCCTTCGCGCGACGGCTCGCGGCCCAGGGGCACAACCTGGTGCTGGTGGCCCGGGACACCGCCCGGCTGCGCGAGCAGGCCACCGAACTGCACGACCGGCACGGCATCGAGGCCGAGGTGCTGCGCGCGGACCTGTCCACGGACGCCGGGATCGAGGCGGTCGAGCAGCGGCTCGCGGACCGGACGCACCCGGTCGATCTGCTGGTCAACAACGCCGGGTTCGGCAACAAGGGGCGCTATCTGGAAGTACCCATGGCCGATGAGCTGACGATGCTGAAGGTGCACTGCGAGGCGGTGCTGCGGCTGACCTCGGCGGCCGTCACGGGGATGCGGGAGCGCGGCCGGGGCGGGGTGATCAACGTGGCGTCGGTCGCGGCGTTCCTGCCGCGCGGTACGTACGGGGCGTCCAAGGCGTGGGTCGTGCAGTTCACCCAGGGCGCGGCGAAGGACCTGGCCGGGTCGGGGGTGCGGCTGATGGCGCTGTGCCCCGGGTTCGTCCGTACGGAGTTCCACGAGCGGGCCGGGATGGGCACGGACAACATCCCGGGGTGGATGTGGCTGGACGCGGACAAGCTGGTGGCCTCGGCGCTGGCGGATCTGGCCCGGGGCAAGCCGGTGTCGGTCCCGGACCCGCGCTACAAGGCGCTGATGGGGCTGGCGAAGGTGACGCCGCGCGGTCTGCTGGGCGGGGTCACCTCGCGTACGGGGCGCAAGTACGGCCCGCAGTAG
- a CDS encoding MOSC domain-containing protein: MRLLSVNVGRPAPSPSAGGPGGLTGIDKRPFEGPVRVSDPGPKGTGGSGLAGDAVCDLRNHGGSDQAVYAFAREELDAWERRLGGRELVNGAFGENLTTLGIEVSGALIGERWRVGDELLLEVTSGRIPCRTFADHIGEEKWVRQFTQEAVTGAYLRVIEPGTIRAGDPVEIVHRPDHEVTAALQFRAVTTERTLLPSLLAAASALHPEALRKAREYVARQG, from the coding sequence ATGAGACTGCTGAGCGTGAATGTCGGCCGCCCCGCCCCCTCTCCGTCCGCCGGTGGCCCCGGCGGGCTGACCGGGATCGACAAGCGGCCCTTCGAGGGGCCCGTACGGGTCAGTGACCCCGGCCCCAAGGGGACCGGCGGGAGCGGGCTCGCCGGGGACGCGGTCTGCGACCTGCGCAACCACGGGGGCAGCGACCAGGCGGTGTACGCCTTCGCCCGGGAGGAGCTGGATGCCTGGGAGCGGCGGCTCGGCGGCCGGGAGCTGGTGAACGGGGCGTTCGGCGAGAACCTCACCACCCTCGGGATCGAGGTGAGCGGCGCGCTGATAGGCGAGCGCTGGCGGGTGGGGGACGAACTGCTGCTGGAGGTGACCTCCGGGCGCATCCCGTGCCGGACGTTCGCCGACCACATCGGGGAGGAGAAGTGGGTCCGGCAGTTCACCCAGGAGGCGGTGACGGGCGCGTATCTGCGGGTCATCGAGCCGGGCACAATCCGGGCCGGGGACCCCGTCGAGATCGTGCACCGGCCGGACCACGAGGTCACGGCGGCCCTCCAGTTCCGGGCCGTCACGACGGAGCGCACGCTGCTCCCGTCCCTGCTGGCCGCCGCGTCGGCGCTGCACCCCGAGGCGCTGCGCAAGGCCCGGGAGTACGTGGCACGCCAGGGCTGA
- a CDS encoding LysR family transcriptional regulator, giving the protein MIEARHLRVLRAVAATGSFSAAARELGCTQPAVSQQMKALESSAGTPLLIRTGREMRLTQAGEALVRHASGILAGLTAAEEEVAAIAGLRAGRVRLVSFPSGSSTLVPGALAALRAEHPGTRVSLVEAEPPRSVDLLRDGDCDIALAFRYGTSGGEWDDLVVRPLLTDRLIGLVPEGHRLADATEVSIGELADESWIAGCPRCRRQLVEVCEESGFTPRIDFATDDYPAVMGLVGAGLGVAVLPELAVESVRPKGARTVAVEPAIEREIVALTLPDLARVPAVAATLDQLSRAAAR; this is encoded by the coding sequence GTGATCGAAGCACGCCACCTCCGCGTCCTGCGCGCCGTCGCCGCCACCGGCTCGTTCTCCGCCGCCGCCCGCGAACTCGGCTGCACCCAGCCCGCCGTCAGCCAGCAGATGAAGGCCCTGGAGTCCTCGGCCGGCACCCCCCTCCTCATCCGCACCGGGCGCGAGATGCGCCTCACCCAGGCGGGCGAGGCGCTCGTACGGCACGCCTCCGGCATCCTCGCCGGGCTGACCGCGGCCGAGGAGGAGGTCGCCGCCATTGCCGGACTGCGGGCGGGCCGGGTCCGGCTCGTCTCGTTCCCGAGCGGCAGCTCCACCCTGGTGCCCGGCGCGCTGGCCGCCCTGCGCGCCGAACACCCCGGGACCAGGGTCTCGCTGGTGGAGGCCGAGCCGCCGCGCTCGGTGGATCTGCTGCGCGACGGCGACTGCGACATCGCGCTGGCCTTCCGGTACGGGACCTCCGGCGGCGAATGGGACGACCTGGTGGTCCGGCCGCTGCTCACCGACCGGCTGATCGGCCTGGTCCCGGAGGGGCACCGGCTGGCCGACGCGACGGAGGTCTCCATCGGCGAGCTGGCGGACGAGTCGTGGATCGCGGGCTGCCCGCGCTGCCGCCGTCAGCTGGTGGAGGTCTGCGAGGAGTCCGGCTTCACCCCCCGCATCGACTTCGCCACCGACGACTACCCGGCGGTGATGGGCCTGGTGGGGGCCGGGCTCGGGGTGGCGGTCCTGCCGGAGCTGGCCGTCGAGTCGGTCCGGCCCAAGGGGGCGAGGACCGTGGCGGTGGAGCCCGCGATCGAGCGGGAGATCGTGGCGCTCACCCTGCCCGACCTGGCCCGGGTCCCGGCGGTGGCGGCCACCCTGGACCAGCTCTCCCGGGCGGCCGCCCGCTGA
- a CDS encoding WhiB family transcriptional regulator yields MADFSRLPGPNADLWDWQLLAACRGVDSSLFFHPEGERGAARSARETSAKEVCMRCPVRAECAAHALAVREPYGVWGGLTEDEREELMGRARTRLITAAPSGATTATTGSRPT; encoded by the coding sequence ATGGCAGATTTCTCCCGCCTTCCCGGACCCAACGCAGACCTGTGGGACTGGCAACTGCTCGCCGCCTGCCGAGGCGTCGACAGCTCCCTGTTCTTCCATCCCGAAGGTGAGCGCGGCGCCGCCCGCAGCGCTCGTGAGACCTCCGCGAAGGAGGTGTGCATGCGGTGCCCGGTACGCGCCGAGTGCGCGGCCCACGCCCTGGCCGTACGGGAGCCGTACGGGGTGTGGGGCGGCCTGACCGAGGATGAGCGCGAAGAGCTCATGGGCCGGGCCAGAACCAGACTCATCACCGCGGCGCCCTCGGGTGCCACGACCGCCACCACGGGCTCCCGCCCGACCTGA
- a CDS encoding DNA-binding response regulator codes for MTSVLVCDDSPLAREALRRAVATVPGVERVTTAANGEEVLRRWGADRSDLILMDVRMPGLGGVETVRRLLSADPGARIIMLTVAEDLDGVALAVAAGARGYLHKDASRAELRATVTQALADPTWRLAPRRLRSAEMGAAPTLTAREIQVLEGMSHGRSNAEIGRELFLSEDTVKTHARRLFKKLGASDRAHAVALGFRWGLVR; via the coding sequence ATGACATCCGTGCTCGTCTGCGACGATTCCCCGCTTGCCCGAGAAGCGCTCCGTCGCGCGGTGGCCACCGTGCCCGGTGTCGAGCGCGTGACCACGGCGGCCAACGGCGAGGAAGTCCTCCGCCGCTGGGGGGCCGACCGTTCGGATCTGATTCTGATGGACGTACGCATGCCCGGTCTGGGGGGTGTGGAGACGGTCCGGCGGCTGCTCTCCGCCGACCCCGGCGCCCGGATCATCATGCTGACCGTCGCCGAGGACCTGGACGGGGTCGCGCTCGCGGTCGCCGCCGGGGCCCGCGGCTATCTGCATAAGGACGCCTCGCGCGCCGAACTGCGGGCCACCGTCACCCAGGCGCTGGCCGACCCGACGTGGCGGCTCGCCCCGCGCCGGCTCCGCTCCGCCGAGATGGGGGCGGCCCCCACGCTCACCGCGCGGGAGATCCAGGTGCTCGAAGGTATGAGCCACGGCCGCTCCAACGCCGAGATCGGCCGTGAGCTGTTCCTCTCCGAGGACACGGTCAAGACCCACGCCAGGCGGCTGTTCAAGAAGCTCGGGGCCTCGGACCGCGCCCATGCGGTGGCCCTGGGATTCCGCTGGGGGCTGGTCCGCTGA
- a CDS encoding RNA polymerase sigma factor ShbA, with protein MREDETTVIGALVHRAVDGDAQATHDLLAHVHPLALRYCRARLNRLPGDARHFVEDLAQEVCVAVLMALPRYKDTGRPFEAFVFAIAGHKVADLQRAAMRHPGSTAVPSDEMPERPDDSLGPEERALLSSDAAWAKKLLANLPESQRELLVLRVAVGLTAEETGRMLGMSPGAVRVAQHRALSRLRALAEQ; from the coding sequence ATGCGCGAGGACGAGACCACGGTGATCGGTGCCCTCGTGCACCGTGCCGTCGACGGCGACGCGCAGGCCACGCACGATCTGCTCGCCCACGTCCACCCCCTCGCCCTGCGCTACTGCCGCGCCCGGCTCAACCGTCTCCCCGGTGACGCTCGCCACTTCGTGGAGGACCTCGCGCAGGAGGTCTGCGTCGCCGTGCTGATGGCGCTGCCGCGCTACAAGGACACCGGCAGGCCCTTCGAGGCGTTCGTCTTCGCCATCGCCGGGCACAAGGTCGCCGACCTCCAGCGCGCCGCGATGCGCCACCCGGGCTCGACCGCCGTCCCCTCCGACGAGATGCCGGAGCGGCCCGACGACTCCCTCGGCCCGGAGGAGCGCGCCCTGCTCAGCAGCGACGCCGCCTGGGCCAAGAAGCTTCTCGCCAATCTCCCGGAGAGCCAGCGCGAGCTGCTGGTCCTGCGGGTCGCGGTCGGACTGACCGCCGAGGAGACCGGGCGGATGCTCGGGATGTCCCCGGGGGCGGTCCGGGTGGCCCAGCACCGCGCGCTCAGCAGGCTGCGGGCGCTGGCCGAGCAGTAG
- a CDS encoding IMP dehydrogenase, with translation MTANVDGVPEKFATLGLTYDDVLLLPGASEVLPNAVDTSTLISRNVRVNIPLLSAAMDKVTESRMAIAMARQGGVGVLHRNLSIEDQVNQVDLVKRSESGMVTDPITVHPDATLGEADALCAKFRISGVPVTDASGKLLGIVTNRDMAFESDRTRQVREVMTPMPLVTGKVGISGVEAMELLRRHKIEKLPLVDEAGLLKGLITVKDFKKAEQYPNAAKDADGRLLVGAAVGASPEALERAQALASAGVDFLIVDTSHGHNRNALDWMAKIKSSVGVDVIGGNVATRDGAQALIDAGVDGVKVGVGPGSICTTRVVAGIGVPQVTAIYEAALAARAAGVPVIGDGGLQYSGDIGKALAAGADSVMLGSLLAGCEESPGELMFINGKQFKSYRGMGSLGAMQSRGQGRSYSKDRYFQAEVSSDDKLVPEGIEGQVPYRGPLANVLHQLVGGLRQTMGYVGAESVDQMESKGRFVRITSAGLKESHPHDIQMTVEAPNYSRK, from the coding sequence ATGACTGCAAACGTCGACGGAGTGCCTGAGAAATTTGCGACGCTCGGGCTGACATACGACGACGTGCTGCTGCTGCCGGGCGCGTCCGAGGTCCTGCCCAACGCGGTCGACACCTCGACCCTCATCTCGCGCAACGTCCGGGTGAACATCCCGCTGCTGTCGGCCGCCATGGACAAGGTGACCGAGTCCCGGATGGCCATCGCCATGGCCCGTCAGGGCGGCGTCGGCGTGCTGCACCGCAACCTCTCGATCGAGGACCAGGTCAACCAGGTCGATCTGGTCAAGCGGTCCGAGTCCGGGATGGTCACCGACCCCATCACCGTGCACCCCGACGCCACCCTCGGCGAGGCGGACGCGCTCTGCGCCAAGTTCCGCATCAGCGGCGTGCCGGTCACCGACGCCTCGGGCAAGCTCCTGGGCATCGTGACCAACCGCGACATGGCCTTCGAGTCGGACCGTACGCGCCAGGTGCGCGAGGTCATGACGCCGATGCCGCTCGTCACCGGCAAGGTCGGCATCTCCGGCGTCGAGGCCATGGAGCTGCTGCGCCGCCACAAGATCGAGAAGCTGCCGCTGGTCGACGAGGCCGGTCTCCTCAAGGGCCTCATCACGGTCAAGGACTTCAAGAAGGCCGAGCAGTACCCGAACGCCGCCAAGGACGCCGACGGCCGTCTGCTGGTCGGCGCGGCCGTCGGTGCCAGCCCCGAGGCGCTGGAGCGCGCCCAGGCGCTCGCGTCCGCCGGGGTCGACTTCCTGATCGTCGACACCTCGCACGGCCACAACCGCAACGCCCTCGACTGGATGGCGAAGATCAAGTCGAGCGTCGGCGTCGACGTCATCGGCGGCAACGTCGCCACCCGCGACGGCGCCCAGGCGCTGATCGACGCCGGGGTCGACGGCGTGAAGGTCGGCGTCGGACCCGGCTCGATCTGTACCACCCGCGTGGTCGCCGGTATCGGCGTCCCGCAGGTCACCGCGATCTACGAGGCCGCGCTCGCCGCGCGTGCCGCGGGCGTCCCGGTCATCGGCGACGGCGGCCTCCAGTACAGCGGCGACATCGGCAAGGCGCTCGCCGCGGGCGCGGACAGCGTGATGCTGGGCAGCCTCCTCGCGGGCTGCGAGGAGTCACCCGGCGAGCTGATGTTCATCAACGGCAAGCAGTTCAAGTCCTACCGGGGCATGGGCTCGCTGGGCGCCATGCAGTCCCGCGGCCAGGGCCGGTCGTACTCCAAGGACCGCTATTTCCAGGCCGAGGTCTCCTCGGACGACAAGCTCGTCCCCGAGGGCATCGAGGGCCAGGTGCCCTACCGGGGTCCGCTGGCCAACGTCCTCCACCAGCTCGTCGGCGGCCTGCGCCAGACCATGGGATACGTGGGCGCCGAGTCCGTCGACCAGATGGAGAGCAAGGGCCGCTTCGTGCGGATCACCTCGGCGGGGCTCAAGGAGAGCCACCCGCACGACATCCAGATGACGGTGGAAGCACCGAACTACAGCAGGAAGTAA
- a CDS encoding inosine 5-monophosphate dehydrogenase, with translation MTEIEIGRGKRGRRAYAFDDIAVVPSRRTRDPKEVSIAWQIDAYRFELPFLAAPMDSVVSPQHAIRIGELGGLGVLNLEGLWTRHADPQPLLDEIAQMPVETATRRLQEIYSAPIQEELIGQRIKEVRDSGVVTAAALSPQRTAQFSKAVVDAGVDIFVIRGTTVSAEHVSGAAEPLNLKQFIYELDVPVIVGGCATYTAALHLMRTGAAGVLVGFGGGAAHTTRNVFGIQVPMATAVADVAGARRDYMDESGGRYVHVIADGGVGWSGDLPKAIACGADAVMMGSPLARATDAPGRGRHWGMEAVHEDVPRGKLVDLGPVGTTEEVLTGPSHTPDGSMNIFGALRRAMATTGYSDLKEFQRVEVTVADSQHRR, from the coding sequence GTGACTGAGATCGAGATCGGGCGCGGCAAGCGCGGCCGCCGGGCTTACGCATTCGACGACATCGCTGTCGTACCGAGCCGCCGCACCCGGGACCCGAAGGAGGTCTCGATCGCCTGGCAGATCGACGCCTACCGCTTCGAGCTGCCGTTCCTGGCCGCTCCCATGGACTCCGTGGTCTCCCCGCAGCACGCCATCCGCATCGGTGAGCTCGGCGGCCTGGGCGTCCTCAACCTGGAAGGGCTCTGGACCCGGCACGCCGACCCGCAGCCGCTGCTGGACGAGATCGCCCAGATGCCGGTCGAGACCGCGACCCGCCGGCTCCAGGAGATCTACTCCGCCCCCATCCAGGAGGAGCTGATCGGGCAGCGCATCAAGGAGGTGCGCGACTCCGGTGTGGTCACCGCCGCCGCGCTCTCCCCGCAGCGCACCGCCCAGTTCTCCAAGGCCGTCGTGGACGCCGGGGTGGACATCTTCGTCATCCGCGGTACGACGGTCTCCGCCGAGCACGTCTCGGGCGCGGCCGAGCCGCTCAACCTGAAGCAGTTCATCTACGAGCTGGACGTCCCGGTCATCGTCGGCGGCTGCGCCACGTACACCGCCGCCCTGCACCTGATGCGGACCGGCGCGGCCGGTGTCCTCGTCGGCTTCGGCGGCGGCGCCGCGCACACCACCCGTAACGTCTTCGGCATCCAGGTCCCGATGGCCACCGCCGTCGCGGACGTGGCCGGGGCCCGCCGGGACTACATGGACGAGTCCGGCGGCCGGTACGTGCACGTCATCGCGGACGGCGGCGTCGGCTGGTCCGGCGACCTGCCGAAGGCCATCGCCTGCGGTGCGGACGCCGTGATGATGGGCTCCCCGCTGGCCCGCGCCACGGACGCGCCCGGCCGGGGCCGCCACTGGGGCATGGAGGCCGTCCACGAGGACGTGCCGCGCGGCAAGCTGGTCGACCTCGGCCCGGTCGGGACGACGGAGGAGGTCCTCACCGGCCCCTCCCACACCCCGGACGGCTCGATGAACATCTTCGGTGCCCTGCGCCGCGCGATGGCCACCACCGGGTACAGCGACCTCAAGGAGTTCCAGCGCGTCGAGGTGACGGTGGCGGACTCGCAGCACCGCCGCTGA
- a CDS encoding UDP-N-acetyl-D-glucosamine dehydrogenase: MPADLAVIGLGHLGLPLVQAAVAAGIDTVGYDTDPRPCAELRAGRTPVEGPLTASDIRRMLSGGFRPTTSAAELGRVRTAVICSPTPLGPDRTVDLTALGDAARALAARLRPHTTVLLESAVPPGTTEGFLRPLLEEGSGLTAGRDFHLACSPSRLDPGNRTHTYASTPKVIGGLTPACTESAAAFYGRLTDKVVRARGPREAEMTKVLETNFRHVNIALVNEMAVACHDLGVDLWDVIRCAETKPFGFHPFRPGPGVGGHGVPVDPGCLPYSGRTPGHPLRMVSLAQEINERMPRYVIQRCATLLNEHGKSVRGARVLLLGVTYKPDSADQEAAPAREIATRLMDMGAQIGYHDPHVLDWRVRELPVPRADSLYEAAAAADLTVLLQQHRTYDLQGLAVKAQLLLDTRGATPAGAAHRL, from the coding sequence ATGCCCGCAGACCTCGCCGTCATCGGACTCGGCCACCTCGGCCTGCCCCTCGTCCAGGCCGCCGTGGCCGCCGGGATCGACACCGTCGGCTACGACACCGACCCACGCCCCTGCGCGGAGCTGCGGGCGGGCCGCACCCCCGTCGAGGGGCCCCTCACCGCGTCCGACATCCGCCGCATGCTCTCCGGCGGCTTCCGGCCCACCACCAGCGCCGCCGAGCTGGGCCGGGTCCGTACCGCCGTGATCTGCTCCCCCACCCCCCTCGGCCCCGACCGCACCGTCGACCTCACCGCCCTCGGCGACGCCGCCCGCGCCCTGGCCGCCCGGCTGCGCCCGCACACCACCGTGCTGCTGGAGTCCGCCGTACCCCCCGGCACCACCGAGGGCTTCCTGCGCCCCCTGCTCGAGGAGGGCTCCGGGCTCACCGCCGGACGCGACTTCCACCTCGCCTGCTCCCCCAGCCGGCTCGACCCCGGCAACCGCACCCACACCTACGCCTCCACCCCCAAGGTCATCGGCGGCCTCACCCCCGCCTGCACCGAGTCGGCCGCCGCCTTCTACGGCCGCCTCACCGACAAGGTCGTACGGGCCCGGGGACCGCGCGAGGCGGAGATGACCAAGGTGCTGGAGACCAACTTCCGGCACGTCAACATCGCGCTGGTCAACGAGATGGCGGTGGCCTGCCACGACCTGGGCGTCGACCTGTGGGACGTCATCCGGTGCGCCGAGACCAAACCCTTCGGCTTCCACCCCTTCCGCCCCGGCCCCGGCGTCGGCGGCCACGGCGTCCCGGTGGACCCGGGCTGTCTCCCGTACAGCGGCCGGACGCCCGGCCACCCGCTGCGGATGGTCTCACTGGCGCAGGAGATCAACGAGCGGATGCCCCGGTACGTCATCCAGCGCTGCGCCACCCTCCTGAACGAGCACGGCAAATCCGTCCGGGGCGCGCGCGTGCTGCTGCTCGGGGTCACCTACAAGCCGGACAGCGCCGACCAGGAGGCCGCGCCCGCCCGCGAGATCGCCACCCGGCTGATGGACATGGGCGCCCAGATCGGCTACCACGACCCGCACGTCCTGGACTGGCGGGTACGCGAACTCCCCGTCCCGCGCGCCGACTCGCTGTACGAGGCGGCGGCCGCCGCCGACCTGACCGTACTGCTCCAGCAGCACCGCACGTACGACCTCCAGGGGCTCGCGGTGAAGGCGCAGCTGCTCCTGGACACCCGGGGCGCCACCCCGGCGGGAGCCGCGCACCGGCTCTGA
- a CDS encoding glycerol-3-phosphate dehydrogenase: MRTATLGPAERTAALAAMAERELDVLVVGAGVVGAGTALDAATRGLSTGLVEARDWASGTSSRSSKLIHGGLRYLEMLDFALVREALKERGLLLERLAPHLVKPVPFLYPLQHKGWERLYAGSGVALYDAMSVSSGHGRGLPVHRHLSRRRALRVAPALKKDALVGALQYYDAQMDDARFVTELVRTAASYGAQVANRARVTGFLREGERVVGALVQDVEGGTEYEVRAKQVVNATGVWTDDTQGLIGERGQFHVRASKGIHLVVPKDRIHSSTGLILRTEKSVLFVIPWGRHWIIGTTDTDWDLDKAHPAASSADIDYLLQHVNSVLNTPLTRDDVQGVYAGLRPLLAGESDATSKLSREHTVAHPVPGLVVVAGGKYTTYRVMAKDAVDEAVHGLDQRVAACVTEDTPLLGAEGYRALWNARARIAARTGLHVVRVEHLLNRYGSMTEEILELILADPTLGEPLPAADDYLRAEIVYAASHEGARHLDDVLTRRTRISIETFDRGTRSARLCAELMAPVLGWDADRIDREVEHYEKRVEAERESQRQPDDLTADAARLGAPDIVPG; this comes from the coding sequence GTGAGGACAGCGACACTGGGACCCGCCGAGCGCACCGCCGCGCTCGCCGCCATGGCCGAACGCGAACTGGACGTGCTGGTCGTGGGGGCGGGAGTCGTCGGCGCGGGCACGGCGCTGGACGCCGCCACCCGGGGGCTTTCGACCGGGCTGGTCGAGGCGCGCGACTGGGCGTCCGGCACATCGAGCCGGTCGAGCAAGCTGATCCACGGGGGGCTGCGCTATCTGGAGATGCTCGACTTCGCCCTGGTGCGGGAGGCGCTGAAGGAGCGCGGCCTGCTGCTGGAGCGGCTCGCCCCGCACCTGGTGAAGCCGGTGCCCTTCCTCTACCCGTTGCAGCACAAGGGGTGGGAGCGGCTCTACGCGGGCTCCGGCGTCGCGCTGTACGACGCGATGTCGGTCTCCTCCGGCCACGGCCGGGGCCTCCCCGTGCACCGCCACCTCTCCCGCCGCCGCGCCCTGCGGGTCGCCCCCGCGCTGAAGAAGGACGCCCTGGTCGGCGCGTTGCAGTACTACGACGCCCAGATGGACGACGCCCGCTTCGTCACCGAGCTCGTCCGCACCGCCGCCTCCTACGGGGCCCAGGTCGCCAACCGGGCCCGGGTGACCGGCTTCCTCCGCGAGGGCGAGCGGGTCGTGGGCGCGCTGGTCCAGGACGTGGAGGGCGGCACGGAGTACGAGGTCCGCGCCAAGCAGGTCGTCAACGCGACCGGCGTGTGGACGGACGACACCCAGGGGCTCATCGGGGAGCGCGGACAGTTCCACGTCCGGGCCTCCAAGGGCATCCACCTGGTCGTCCCCAAGGACCGCATCCACTCCTCCACCGGCCTCATCCTGCGCACCGAGAAGTCCGTGCTCTTCGTGATCCCGTGGGGGCGGCACTGGATCATCGGCACCACGGACACCGACTGGGACCTGGACAAGGCCCACCCGGCCGCCTCCAGCGCCGATATCGACTATCTCCTCCAGCACGTCAACTCCGTCCTCAACACCCCGCTGACCAGGGACGACGTCCAGGGCGTCTACGCCGGGCTGCGCCCGCTGCTGGCCGGTGAGTCGGACGCCACCAGCAAGCTGTCCCGCGAGCACACGGTCGCCCACCCCGTCCCCGGGCTCGTCGTCGTGGCGGGCGGCAAGTACACGACGTACCGGGTGATGGCGAAGGACGCGGTGGACGAGGCGGTGCACGGGCTCGACCAGCGGGTGGCCGCCTGTGTCACCGAGGACACCCCGCTGCTGGGCGCCGAAGGGTACCGGGCCCTGTGGAACGCGCGGGCCAGGATCGCCGCCCGGACCGGGCTCCATGTCGTCCGGGTGGAGCATCTGCTCAACCGGTACGGCTCAATGACGGAAGAAATCCTGGAACTGATCCTGGCCGACCCCACCCTGGGCGAACCCCTGCCCGCCGCCGACGACTACCTCCGCGCCGAGATCGTCTACGCCGCCTCCCACGAGGGCGCCCGCCATCTGGACGACGTCCTGACCCGGCGCACCCGGATCTCCATCGAGACCTTCGACCGGGGCACCCGCAGCGCCCGCCTCTGCGCGGAGCTGATGGCCCCGGTGCTGGGCTGGGACGCGGACCGGATCGACCGGGAGGTCGAGCACTACGAGAAGCGGGTGGAGGCCGAACGCGAGTCGCAGCGGCAGCCCGACGACCTCACGGCGGACGCGGCCCGGCTCGGCGCGCCGGACATCGTGCCGGGCTAG